In Horticoccus luteus, the following proteins share a genomic window:
- a CDS encoding cell envelope integrity protein TolA — protein sequence MTVRSPGAFLLSALLHGALVALVLFFAYALQPRQPETTKVFQLVAGEGDNFAATDAPALGEEGGVKLTVNIPEPVPQRPTPIVETAPPEPTPAPQPEPQPAPATVIPTPAEKAPVKPVETKAPNFAKDVKRIADKRAKRLETKYRHEREAAEKKAKAEEAARQKQMTKAEFDKLHGTKTTATKAGPAPKVAKIDAEGIRSGVLGGSTSNKTGGAGGRALHRDDGDDLDMYYALLKSRAHDALEKPPGLSDTLVTEVTFNMSPSGTISGARVTQTSGSPEFDAAALAAINRVRMPNRPDRKSENGLSLLFRMRDPVDNG from the coding sequence ATGACGGTTCGCTCGCCGGGCGCCTTTCTGCTTTCCGCGCTCCTTCACGGAGCGCTCGTGGCGCTGGTGCTGTTTTTTGCCTACGCGCTGCAACCGCGGCAGCCGGAGACGACGAAGGTGTTCCAACTCGTCGCGGGCGAAGGCGACAATTTCGCCGCGACGGACGCGCCAGCCCTCGGCGAAGAAGGCGGCGTGAAGTTGACCGTCAACATCCCTGAACCCGTGCCGCAGCGTCCGACGCCGATCGTCGAAACGGCGCCGCCGGAGCCGACGCCCGCGCCACAGCCGGAGCCACAGCCAGCGCCGGCGACAGTCATCCCCACGCCGGCGGAAAAAGCGCCGGTGAAACCGGTCGAAACCAAGGCGCCGAATTTCGCGAAAGATGTGAAACGCATCGCGGACAAGCGCGCAAAGCGGCTGGAAACGAAATACCGGCATGAACGGGAGGCGGCGGAAAAGAAGGCGAAGGCCGAGGAAGCGGCGCGGCAAAAGCAGATGACGAAGGCGGAGTTCGACAAGCTGCATGGCACGAAGACGACGGCCACGAAAGCGGGGCCCGCGCCGAAGGTGGCGAAGATCGATGCCGAAGGCATCCGCAGCGGCGTGCTCGGGGGTTCGACGAGCAACAAAACCGGCGGCGCGGGCGGACGAGCATTGCACCGCGACGACGGCGACGATCTGGATATGTATTACGCCTTGTTGAAATCGCGCGCGCACGACGCGTTGGAAAAACCGCCGGGCCTGAGCGACACGCTCGTGACGGAGGTGACGTTTAACATGAGCCCGAGCGGCACGATTTCCGGAGCCCGGGTGACGCAGACATCGGGCAGTCCGGAGTTTGACGCAGCGGCGCTGGCGGCGATCAATCGGGTGCGGATGCCGAATCGTCCGGATCGCAAAAGTGAGAATGGTCTGTCGCTGCTGTTCCGGATGCGTGACCCCGTGGACAACGGTTGA
- a CDS encoding integrase core domain-containing protein — protein sequence MRQTGLPEIIRVDLGSPFASTGLGRLSALSVGWIEQGIEVEFTRPASPQDNGSHERMHRDLKAEATQPPSPTFTAQQRRFERWRHTYNHERPHEALNLQRPAEVYRPSTRRLNEHDKPIVYAPEFEVKVVSTSGHVAHEGKNYHLGEAFAGKRVGLRRAPDGQTELHFANILLGHLRFDAEGGRFKPTAYVAPFRPIHPEKGGSQAPSLKPSP from the coding sequence ATGCGCCAGACCGGCCTGCCCGAGATCATCCGGGTGGACCTTGGATCGCCCTTCGCCTCGACCGGGCTGGGCCGGCTCTCCGCCTTGAGCGTGGGGTGGATTGAGCAGGGCATCGAAGTCGAGTTCACCCGCCCGGCCTCGCCACAGGACAACGGCTCGCACGAGCGCATGCACCGCGATCTCAAGGCCGAGGCCACCCAACCTCCTTCGCCCACCTTCACCGCCCAGCAGCGCCGCTTCGAGCGCTGGCGGCACACCTACAACCACGAACGACCGCACGAGGCGCTGAACCTGCAACGTCCGGCCGAGGTTTACCGTCCCAGCACCCGACGCTTGAACGAGCACGACAAACCCATCGTCTATGCCCCGGAGTTCGAGGTGAAGGTGGTCAGCACCAGCGGCCATGTCGCCCACGAAGGAAAGAACTACCACCTCGGCGAAGCCTTCGCCGGCAAACGCGTGGGCCTGCGCCGTGCTCCCGACGGCCAGACGGAACTGCATTTTGCCAATATCCTGCTCGGCCATCTGCGCTTTGATGCCGAAGGTGGCCGCTTCAAACCGACCGCCTACGTCGCTCCCTTCCGCCCGATCCATCCAGAAAAGGGAGGGAGCCAAGCCCCCTCCCTTAAACCCTCCCCTTAA
- a CDS encoding RHS repeat-associated core domain-containing protein has protein sequence MANNSPRGAALNKSKPGERLKEATNGFGVAAEITCTPLTERDAATGAFTVFEKGPVDDSTAPDTIAVIAPMHVVKTVENVSEFSFGAAHERVKQVSHLGTTLYIGSLFEKVTGTGGSPLVENRHYIMAPTGRVAVYVERNDSTHEVQYFHTDGLGSITAVTNELGQVVKRFAFDAWGKRFDVDLSTYATALVTSANNYKVTRGFTDHEHLDDLGLIHMNGRVYDPVLGRFLSADPFVGDAGDSQDYNRYSYLSNNPLGGTDPSGYFSLKDVGVIVAVVVAAVVTAGAALVAVGAMCGQYFSLAVALQAMAGVAGAPALTAFGAVVAGAGAGFGSAFAGSLLNGGSVGDAFKAGAIGAVVGGIAGGLTYGIGSAFPDKDQLFERMLAHGVAEGGVSEAQGGQFRHGFYAGFFTAGASPFVGNGYAGAVESAVVGGTASALGGGKFANGAVSGAFQYLLNAAQHESQLPSNEQDAKVSVGFYDKSDKGDFLNSAASHEDFEAGANARSTLSVGVSNEKEIAEWFKNNPGKVDSIGFFGHGNSDGIYINGKAVSASTIRLFANHLNPSGKAYFFACEVGAAGGGTPNAWARRYFYQGQTIYAAKDLIKYTTEHRPGGPVHTGRMGTDGDYLWMWSYTGGKKP, from the coding sequence GTGGCAAACAACTCGCCGCGCGGAGCGGCGCTCAACAAGTCGAAGCCCGGCGAGCGTCTCAAAGAAGCAACGAACGGCTTTGGCGTGGCGGCGGAAATCACCTGCACGCCGCTGACCGAGCGCGACGCCGCGACGGGAGCATTCACCGTGTTTGAAAAAGGACCCGTGGACGACTCCACCGCGCCGGACACCATCGCCGTGATTGCCCCCATGCATGTCGTCAAGACCGTCGAGAACGTTAGCGAATTCAGCTTCGGCGCGGCGCACGAACGCGTGAAGCAGGTGAGTCACCTCGGCACCACGCTCTACATCGGCAGCCTTTTCGAGAAGGTCACCGGCACAGGCGGGAGCCCGTTGGTGGAGAACCGCCACTACATCATGGCGCCGACGGGCCGGGTCGCCGTTTACGTGGAGCGCAATGACTCGACCCACGAAGTACAATACTTTCACACCGATGGGCTTGGTTCGATCACGGCCGTGACCAACGAACTCGGGCAGGTCGTGAAGCGCTTCGCCTTCGACGCATGGGGCAAGCGATTCGATGTCGACCTGAGCACCTACGCGACCGCGCTCGTCACCTCGGCCAACAATTACAAAGTCACCCGCGGCTTCACCGATCACGAGCACCTCGACGACCTCGGCCTCATCCACATGAATGGCCGCGTCTATGACCCCGTGCTGGGGCGGTTCCTCTCGGCGGACCCATTCGTAGGGGATGCTGGAGACTCGCAGGATTACAACCGGTACTCCTATCTTTCGAACAATCCCTTGGGTGGCACCGATCCGAGCGGCTACTTCAGTCTGAAAGATGTCGGTGTCATCGTCGCAGTTGTGGTCGCGGCAGTCGTGACCGCTGGCGCAGCATTGGTCGCAGTCGGTGCGATGTGCGGCCAATATTTTTCACTGGCGGTCGCGCTTCAGGCGATGGCTGGTGTGGCCGGAGCGCCGGCGCTCACTGCCTTTGGCGCGGTAGTCGCGGGGGCGGGTGCTGGGTTCGGATCCGCTTTCGCTGGATCATTGCTCAACGGCGGTAGTGTCGGCGACGCGTTTAAGGCTGGTGCGATCGGTGCAGTTGTTGGAGGCATCGCGGGAGGGCTGACCTATGGGATCGGGTCGGCGTTTCCGGACAAGGATCAACTTTTTGAGCGCATGCTTGCGCACGGCGTTGCCGAAGGTGGCGTTTCTGAAGCTCAAGGAGGTCAGTTCCGCCATGGCTTTTACGCGGGCTTCTTCACAGCCGGGGCTTCGCCCTTCGTCGGCAACGGATATGCCGGCGCTGTTGAATCCGCTGTTGTTGGTGGAACGGCCTCAGCGCTCGGCGGAGGCAAGTTTGCCAATGGCGCCGTTAGTGGAGCGTTCCAGTATCTTCTCAACGCCGCACAGCATGAGTCGCAGCTTCCATCAAACGAGCAGGACGCCAAGGTTTCGGTCGGCTTTTATGATAAATCCGACAAGGGCGACTTCCTGAACAGTGCTGCTTCGCACGAGGACTTCGAGGCCGGCGCGAATGCTCGGAGCACCCTGTCCGTCGGCGTATCGAACGAAAAAGAGATTGCAGAGTGGTTCAAAAACAACCCTGGCAAGGTCGATTCGATTGGGTTCTTCGGACACGGAAACAGCGACGGCATTTACATCAACGGCAAGGCTGTTTCGGCGAGCACGATCAGGCTGTTCGCGAATCACCTGAATCCGTCCGGGAAGGCTTACTTCTTCGCGTGTGAGGTAGGTGCAGCCGGCGGAGGAACGCCCAATGCCTGGGCACGGAGATACTTCTATCAAGGCCAGACGATTTATGCCGCCAAAGACTTAATCAAATACACAACCGAGCATCGCCCCGGCGGACCTGTTCACACGGGGAGGATGGGAACCGATGGTGACTATCTGTGGATGTGGAGTTACACGGGAGGCAAAAAACCATGA
- a CDS encoding helix-turn-helix domain-containing protein, with translation MPWKTTTPMEEIIRFVSLAQTDRFTITDLCEQFNISRKTAYKHLERYAEGGLRL, from the coding sequence ATGCCGTGGAAAACCACCACCCCAATGGAAGAGATCATTCGTTTCGTCAGCTTGGCGCAGACCGATCGGTTCACGATCACGGATCTGTGCGAGCAGTTTAACATCAGCCGGAAGACGGCCTATAAGCATTTGGAACGCTACGCCGAAGGCGGCCTGCGGCTTTGA
- a CDS encoding ExbD/TolR family protein codes for MARTFRRKQAAHPISELNVTNLIDVAFTLLIIFMIATPLIQQEQTIPINLPAESKSAQQPPDKDQRFVAISINGQGEYYVSDQPVSFRELQSKLRAFAEEAKPPVIRIRGDAKVPYEKVIQLMDELKKNNLSKVTFDTQAEG; via the coding sequence ATGGCGCGCACTTTCCGACGCAAGCAGGCGGCGCATCCGATCTCGGAGCTCAACGTCACCAACCTGATCGACGTGGCGTTCACGTTGTTGATTATTTTCATGATCGCGACGCCCCTCATCCAGCAGGAGCAGACGATCCCGATCAACCTGCCGGCCGAATCGAAGAGCGCGCAGCAGCCGCCCGATAAGGACCAGCGTTTCGTGGCGATCTCGATCAACGGGCAGGGCGAATATTACGTGAGCGATCAGCCGGTGAGCTTCCGGGAGTTGCAGTCGAAATTGCGGGCGTTTGCCGAAGAGGCGAAGCCGCCGGTGATCCGCATCCGCGGCGATGCGAAAGTGCCGTATGAAAAAGTCATCCAATTGATGGATGAGTTGAAAAAGAACAATCTCTCCAAGGTGACGTTCGACACCCAGGCTGAGGGGTGA
- a CDS encoding sugar ABC transporter ATP-binding protein, which translates to MLLALNHISKTYPGARALRDVQFTLRPGEVHALLGENGAGKSTLIKILTGLEPADPGGEFRVADQLITEPTPRHMTALGLAAVYQNPTLFNELSVMENLCLGEDGPVISWRARRALARSRLDRIGVTLDLDRPVRSLRMAEKQLIEIARALGRHARVLILDEPTAALSREDADRLLDLVEKLRADGSGILYISHRLEEVLRIADRFTVLRDGAWIGCHPRADVDRARLIQLMAGRELTELFPKTPVTPGNIALETRGLTCAATGVRDINLTVRRGEILGLAGLVGAGRTELARTLFGLTPATAGEILLDGKSVTVRSPSEAIAHGLAYVPEDRKAHGVIEDLSIAENISLAQLRREGGLWLHDARERAIAADYSHRLGVKAPSLHTPARALSGGNQQKVALARWLATHPRVLILDEPTQGIDVGAKAELHRLMGELARQGLALILISSELPELLALADRIAVMREGGVAGVLPAAGATREHVLQLAMTKVSA; encoded by the coding sequence GTGCTTCTCGCGCTCAACCACATCTCCAAAACCTACCCCGGCGCTCGCGCGCTGCGCGACGTGCAGTTCACGCTTCGCCCCGGCGAGGTGCACGCGCTGCTCGGTGAAAATGGTGCAGGGAAGAGCACGCTCATCAAAATTCTCACCGGCCTTGAGCCCGCCGATCCCGGCGGCGAATTCCGCGTGGCGGACCAGCTGATCACCGAGCCTACGCCCCGCCACATGACCGCGCTGGGCCTCGCCGCCGTTTACCAAAACCCCACATTGTTCAATGAGCTCTCCGTGATGGAGAACCTTTGTCTCGGTGAAGACGGCCCGGTGATTTCGTGGCGTGCCCGCCGGGCCCTGGCGCGCAGCCGGCTCGACCGCATCGGCGTCACCCTCGATCTCGACCGCCCCGTGCGTTCCCTGCGCATGGCCGAAAAACAACTCATCGAAATCGCGCGCGCCCTCGGTCGCCACGCGCGCGTGCTCATCCTCGACGAACCCACCGCCGCGCTCTCCCGCGAAGACGCCGACCGGCTGCTCGACCTCGTGGAGAAACTTCGCGCCGACGGCTCCGGCATCCTCTACATTTCTCACCGGCTCGAAGAGGTTCTGCGCATCGCCGACCGGTTCACCGTGCTGCGCGACGGCGCGTGGATCGGCTGCCACCCGCGCGCCGACGTGGACCGCGCCCGCCTCATCCAGCTCATGGCCGGCCGCGAGCTCACCGAATTGTTTCCCAAAACACCGGTGACGCCCGGCAACATCGCCCTCGAAACGCGCGGCCTCACTTGTGCGGCGACCGGCGTGCGCGACATCAATTTGACCGTGCGGCGCGGCGAAATCCTCGGGCTCGCCGGTCTCGTCGGCGCGGGCCGCACCGAATTGGCCCGCACTCTCTTCGGCCTCACGCCCGCGACCGCCGGAGAGATCCTCCTCGACGGAAAATCCGTCACGGTCCGCTCTCCCTCCGAAGCTATTGCGCACGGACTCGCTTACGTGCCCGAGGACCGCAAAGCGCACGGCGTGATCGAAGATTTGTCGATCGCGGAAAATATTTCCCTCGCGCAACTTCGCCGCGAGGGAGGCCTCTGGTTGCACGACGCTCGCGAGCGGGCCATCGCCGCCGATTACTCGCACCGTCTCGGCGTAAAAGCGCCGTCGCTGCACACGCCCGCTCGCGCCCTGTCCGGCGGCAACCAGCAGAAAGTCGCCCTCGCCCGCTGGCTCGCCACTCATCCGCGCGTGCTGATCCTCGACGAGCCCACGCAAGGCATCGATGTCGGCGCGAAGGCGGAACTTCACCGCCTGATGGGCGAGCTGGCCCGGCAGGGCCTCGCCCTCATCCTCATCTCCTCCGAACTTCCGGAACTCCTCGCGCTCGCCGACCGTATCGCCGTCATGCGCGAGGGCGGTGTGGCCGGCGTGCTCCCCGCTGCGGGCGCGACGCGCGAACACGTGCTGCAACTCGCCATGACGAAAGTCTCCGCGTGA
- a CDS encoding MotA/TolQ/ExbB proton channel family protein has protein sequence MLAVPPPLFATTNIIQVFLRCDTVGQVITVGLGVFSLIAWTIMFGKHYELKRLRLLNHSFEGHLRDQRTLLDLPESYRSRRSIPYADLFADAMESYWRAAAIGKEKGVDSQRSRLEHTENALQRALARQTLRYESSMIFLATIVTGAPFLGLLGTVWGVMEAFSAVSVQQTASIQTLAPGVSAALLTTIAGLVVAIPSVFGYNYLLANSKRLITEIENYASALADRIELESQ, from the coding sequence ATGCTCGCTGTGCCTCCGCCCCTCTTCGCCACCACGAACATCATCCAAGTTTTTCTGCGCTGCGACACCGTCGGCCAGGTGATCACGGTCGGGCTCGGCGTGTTCAGCCTGATCGCGTGGACGATCATGTTCGGCAAACACTACGAGTTGAAACGCCTGCGTTTGCTCAACCACTCGTTCGAGGGGCATCTGCGCGACCAGCGCACGCTGCTCGACTTGCCGGAGTCGTATCGCAGTCGGCGCTCGATTCCCTACGCGGACCTGTTTGCGGACGCGATGGAGTCGTATTGGCGGGCGGCGGCGATCGGGAAGGAGAAGGGCGTGGACAGCCAGCGGTCGCGGCTGGAGCACACGGAAAACGCGCTCCAGCGCGCGCTCGCGCGGCAGACGTTGCGCTACGAATCGAGCATGATCTTCCTGGCGACGATCGTCACGGGCGCGCCGTTTCTCGGGTTGCTCGGCACGGTGTGGGGCGTGATGGAGGCGTTTAGCGCGGTGTCGGTGCAGCAAACGGCGTCGATTCAGACGCTGGCGCCGGGCGTTTCGGCGGCGTTGCTGACGACCATCGCGGGCCTGGTGGTCGCGATCCCCTCGGTGTTCGGCTACAATTACCTCCTGGCGAACAGCAAGCGGTTGATCACGGAAATCGAAAACTATGCGAGCGCGCTGGCGGATCGCATCGAGCTGGAAAGCCAGTAA
- a CDS encoding transposase: protein MESEAGVYHVINRGNYRADIFRSEKTRAAFLTCLDEACAKTGWQVHAWCLMSNHYHLAVSTPAANLVEGMRWLQGTFAVRFNRLREERGHLFQGRYKSLIVDPDAGLGPLCHYIHLNPVRAGLRNVADLTEYPWASLHWLMNSKKRPDWYDPQPALTHAGSLADTAAGRKKYLGYLNWLAEDEPAQKEQRFAEMSKGWIVGTTSFAKAVLQEHRALVGQGRRMAAEMKATREALWQEELAALLARLKRGPADVEQERKSAVWKTALAAAMKDRTTATNRWLGEALNMGGLHEVSRQVGRWKRNPDVRLSKQLA, encoded by the coding sequence ATGGAATCGGAGGCGGGGGTTTATCATGTGATCAACCGGGGCAATTACCGGGCGGATATTTTTCGGAGTGAAAAGACCCGGGCGGCGTTCCTGACGTGTTTGGATGAAGCCTGTGCCAAAACGGGCTGGCAGGTGCATGCGTGGTGCCTGATGTCGAATCACTACCATCTGGCGGTCTCCACGCCCGCCGCCAATTTGGTGGAAGGGATGCGCTGGTTGCAGGGGACCTTCGCGGTGCGGTTCAACCGATTGCGTGAGGAACGTGGCCATCTTTTCCAAGGTCGTTACAAGAGTTTGATCGTCGATCCCGACGCCGGGCTCGGCCCGCTTTGTCATTACATCCATCTCAATCCCGTCCGCGCCGGGTTGCGAAACGTCGCCGACCTGACCGAATATCCCTGGGCGAGCCTGCACTGGTTGATGAATTCGAAAAAACGTCCCGACTGGTATGATCCGCAACCGGCGTTGACGCATGCCGGATCCCTTGCGGACACCGCCGCCGGGCGGAAGAAATACCTGGGATATCTGAACTGGCTCGCCGAGGATGAACCGGCCCAGAAGGAGCAGAGGTTTGCCGAGATGTCGAAAGGGTGGATCGTGGGAACCACGAGTTTTGCCAAAGCAGTCCTGCAGGAGCACCGGGCTCTGGTGGGGCAGGGACGGCGGATGGCCGCCGAAATGAAGGCGACCCGCGAGGCGCTTTGGCAGGAAGAGTTAGCGGCCTTGCTGGCCAGACTCAAACGCGGGCCCGCGGACGTGGAGCAGGAAAGGAAATCAGCGGTTTGGAAAACCGCGTTGGCGGCGGCGATGAAAGACCGCACGACGGCGACCAACCGCTGGCTGGGAGAGGCCCTCAATATGGGAGGCCTGCACGAAGTCAGTCGTCAGGTTGGGCGTTGGAAACGAAACCCGGATGTGCGATTGAGCAAGCAACTGGCATGA
- a CDS encoding substrate-binding domain-containing protein: MTETATARPPWLARWCPNAEWVLLVVLALEISVFGLTAPHFFTTNNAFDLVRQAAEIGLLVLGLTPVIKTGGIDLSVASMMGLAAVVLGGAWSVLGLPLGAALVVTLLLGAAGGAFHGLLITRLRVPPLIVTLGTFSLYRGLAEAMTGGYASYSGFPTWFLNLGQGRVAGWVPAQLPLFAAVFAGLWLMLHRAKLGREIAALGFNAAGARFAGVRVNRVLVRAYVICGLCSALAGLIYVARIGQAKADAGFGYELPAIAAVVLGGTSIMGGRGTLHGSLLGLLCLVVLQNGLRLAGEPEEIAGLGAGLILLVAIILNQSWTRMRRTRQISLLRPSTPLAPEEFHMKNSQIALLVAAMFAAALLVAGSNWWLVRSLRSVAATRTAPAPAKLTIAVTPKTTTDPYFVTCKEGADEAARELDVNLLWNGPITGDPAAQNEIVNGWITKGVDVIAGALVNPAAISSVLRKAQNQGITVLTWDSDAEPDAREFFVNQATAEGIGSTLADEGARLADGQGQYAIITATLTDTNQNEWIKAIKARMAAAHPGMTLATIHPCDGQRDKAMTEARNIVQAYPGVKVLIAICSPAVPGAAEALKQADNHNVKLTGLSTPNLCRDYLHEGWVQSIVLWNTRDLGYLTVYASAAAREGRLKRGDTSFTAGRLGPLKVDRDQILLGQPLVFTTANIDQFHF, from the coding sequence ATGACTGAGACCGCTACCGCTCGCCCGCCTTGGCTGGCCCGCTGGTGCCCCAACGCCGAATGGGTGCTGTTGGTCGTGTTGGCGCTGGAGATTTCCGTCTTTGGACTGACCGCGCCCCATTTTTTCACGACCAACAACGCATTTGATCTGGTCCGCCAGGCCGCCGAGATCGGACTGCTCGTGCTCGGCCTCACGCCCGTGATCAAAACCGGCGGCATCGATCTTTCGGTCGCTTCCATGATGGGCTTGGCCGCCGTCGTGCTCGGCGGCGCCTGGTCGGTCCTCGGACTTCCCCTCGGCGCGGCGCTCGTCGTTACCCTGCTGCTCGGAGCCGCGGGCGGCGCGTTTCACGGCCTGCTCATCACCCGCCTCCGCGTGCCGCCGCTCATCGTCACGCTCGGCACTTTCTCGCTCTATCGCGGCCTCGCTGAGGCGATGACCGGCGGTTACGCCAGCTACTCGGGTTTTCCGACATGGTTTCTCAACCTCGGCCAAGGTCGCGTCGCCGGTTGGGTGCCCGCGCAACTGCCCTTGTTCGCAGCCGTATTCGCCGGCCTCTGGCTCATGCTGCACCGCGCGAAACTTGGCCGCGAAATCGCCGCCCTCGGCTTCAACGCCGCCGGAGCGCGCTTCGCGGGCGTCCGCGTCAACCGCGTGCTTGTCCGCGCCTACGTGATTTGCGGCCTCTGCTCCGCGCTCGCCGGCCTCATTTACGTCGCCCGCATCGGCCAGGCCAAGGCGGACGCCGGCTTCGGCTACGAATTGCCCGCGATCGCCGCCGTCGTGCTGGGTGGCACGTCCATCATGGGCGGACGCGGCACGCTCCACGGCTCGTTGCTCGGTCTGCTCTGCCTCGTCGTGTTGCAAAACGGCCTGCGCCTCGCCGGTGAACCCGAGGAAATCGCCGGCTTGGGCGCCGGACTGATTCTTCTGGTCGCCATCATTCTCAACCAGTCGTGGACGCGGATGCGCCGCACCCGTCAGATTTCCTTGCTCCGCCCATCGACCCCACTTGCTCCGGAGGAATTCCACATGAAAAACAGCCAGATCGCCCTCCTCGTCGCCGCGATGTTTGCGGCCGCCCTCCTCGTCGCCGGGAGTAACTGGTGGCTCGTTCGCTCGCTGCGCAGCGTCGCCGCCACCCGCACCGCCCCCGCGCCCGCCAAACTTACGATCGCCGTCACGCCAAAAACCACCACCGATCCTTATTTCGTCACCTGCAAAGAGGGCGCCGACGAAGCCGCGCGCGAACTCGACGTCAATCTCCTCTGGAACGGCCCCATCACCGGCGATCCCGCCGCCCAGAACGAAATCGTCAACGGCTGGATTACCAAGGGCGTGGACGTGATCGCCGGCGCGCTCGTCAACCCCGCCGCCATCTCGTCCGTCCTGCGCAAAGCCCAGAACCAAGGCATCACCGTGCTCACTTGGGATTCCGACGCCGAGCCCGACGCGCGCGAATTCTTCGTTAACCAAGCCACCGCCGAAGGCATCGGCTCCACCCTCGCCGACGAAGGCGCCCGCCTCGCCGACGGCCAGGGGCAATACGCCATCATCACCGCGACCCTGACTGACACGAACCAGAACGAATGGATCAAAGCCATCAAGGCGCGCATGGCGGCCGCGCATCCCGGCATGACCCTCGCGACGATTCATCCCTGCGACGGCCAGCGCGACAAAGCCATGACCGAGGCCCGCAACATCGTGCAGGCCTACCCCGGCGTAAAAGTGCTCATCGCCATCTGCTCGCCCGCCGTCCCCGGCGCCGCCGAGGCGCTCAAGCAGGCCGACAACCACAACGTAAAACTGACCGGTCTTTCCACGCCCAACCTCTGCCGCGATTACCTTCACGAAGGTTGGGTGCAAAGCATCGTGCTCTGGAATACCCGCGATCTCGGCTACCTCACCGTGTACGCATCCGCGGCGGCCCGCGAAGGCCGGCTCAAGCGTGGCGACACGAGTTTCACCGCCGGCCGGCTCGGCCCACTCAAGGTGGACCGCGACCAAATCCTTCTCGGACAACCTCTGGTCTTCACCACGGCCAACATTGATCAGTTTCACTTTTGA
- a CDS encoding ABC transporter permease, with the protein MKSAQRELALLGAILVLGLLPLFGVPGFYTVANLRNLALDNVPVLVTAIGMTAVIIVAEIDISVGSVFVVCGALAGLTAQAGLPMPLVVATTLGAGALFGAVNGLLVAWARVPSIIATLGTMAILRNGIIHATGGAWIQNLPPGFQWFGLGQNLAQPVYLMLALALVVAGVWTLRQTSLGRSLYAVGCDRVAARRVGLNPPAIILAAFVLLGTLTAMAALFNFTRYPTIETNAGVGFELQVIAAVVVGGTAVTGGRGNLLGTLLGVVLLGMIGTVLTFLHINPAWAQAIEGLIILAAVVSDTAFGRDHAHD; encoded by the coding sequence GTGAAATCCGCCCAACGCGAACTCGCCCTCCTCGGCGCCATTCTCGTGCTCGGCCTGCTGCCGCTCTTCGGCGTGCCGGGTTTTTATACCGTGGCCAATCTGCGCAACCTCGCGCTCGACAACGTGCCCGTTCTGGTCACCGCGATCGGCATGACCGCCGTCATCATCGTTGCGGAAATCGACATCTCGGTCGGCTCGGTCTTCGTCGTTTGCGGCGCCCTCGCCGGCCTGACCGCTCAAGCAGGACTGCCGATGCCGTTGGTCGTCGCCACCACCCTCGGCGCCGGCGCGCTCTTCGGCGCCGTCAACGGTCTGCTCGTCGCCTGGGCCCGCGTGCCGTCGATCATCGCGACGCTCGGCACCATGGCGATCCTCCGCAACGGCATCATCCACGCGACGGGCGGCGCGTGGATTCAAAATCTGCCCCCCGGATTCCAATGGTTCGGCCTCGGCCAAAACCTCGCGCAACCTGTCTATCTCATGCTCGCGCTCGCCCTCGTTGTCGCGGGTGTCTGGACGCTGCGGCAGACGTCGCTCGGCCGCTCGCTTTATGCGGTCGGTTGCGACCGGGTGGCGGCGCGGCGCGTCGGGCTCAATCCGCCCGCCATCATTCTCGCCGCGTTCGTTCTCCTCGGCACGCTCACGGCGATGGCCGCGTTGTTCAACTTCACGCGTTATCCCACCATCGAAACCAACGCCGGCGTGGGCTTCGAGCTGCAGGTCATCGCGGCTGTCGTCGTCGGCGGCACGGCAGTCACCGGCGGCCGGGGCAATCTCCTCGGCACGCTCCTGGGCGTCGTGCTGCTGGGCATGATCGGCACCGTGCTCACGTTTTTGCACATCAACCCGGCGTGGGCGCAGGCGATCGAGGGACTCATCATCCTCGCCGCCGTCGTCAGCGACACCGCGTTTGGGCGGGACCACGCGCATGACTGA